The Astyanax mexicanus isolate ESR-SI-001 chromosome 4, AstMex3_surface, whole genome shotgun sequence genome segment AAAGGGTCTCTTGGGGGGATTTGAGGAGGACGTTCCTTGTTCTCTTCAATTCCAGAGGTTGGTGAAAGTTCGCCTGACCAACGGGCATATTCCCCACCTTGGCTCTTTGGAGGTCTAGGAGGAATTGGGATGCGAGGTGGGATTTGAGGTCTGTCTTCGGACGTATTGAGGACTATCTGGCGATAAATTTCAGGGTTTGGAACGTTGAGGCGCCTCATGCACTCCTGCTGTAGCTCCTGGAAGATTTCCGCCGATTGGGAGAAAGTCCTGGCACGACTTTGCTCTCTGGGCAGGAAAAGATTGTCCTCGATTTGAGGCTTATCCTCATCCGTAGGCGTGCAGTTTGCCCGTGGAGATCCCTGTTGATCGGCGCTGTTGATCGAGCTGACTTCGATGTCGTCTTCGTCTTGCGCTACATCGTCGTACGCCGGGGGAGGAGGGAGCGGCCTGGAATCCCAGTCCACCACTGGCGTCGGGTGGAGTGGGCGAGGTAGAGTTTGGGAGGGACTCTGTGGAGGAGTTCCGTCCAGAAGGTTCTCAGCATCCAGAGAAAGTCTGGCAAGGGTAGGAACATGAGCCTCCACCACAGGGGAGGGGGAAGGGGTAGCTGAGGGGAATTCCTCCCCAAAGTCTATGAGCGAAACCTCCGTAGGAGTCCCGCCTCCGGGGGTTCGAAGCCCGTAAACGGGCTTGGTGGCCAGGACCCAAGCGGACGGCTTGAGTTTGAGGCCCTTCATGCCGGCTTTCTTCAACGAGAGCAGTTTCAGGCTAGAGGACGTCAGGTCGTCGTCTTCAGTAACTGGGTCATACGTTGGCTCtaaagcacacaaaaaaaaaaccagaatGCATAAGTAGTATTTGGACAATTACAGCAAAGTACTTCAACAGAATGATgctaccacccccatgctttacagGTGGAATGGTTGGATTAAAACAATCACTGATTAATATGTCCAAGCAGCCCATTTTGGCTAAACCAGACCAAAAAACAGTCCTCTAAAAGGCTAACTCTTTGTCCtacaaactaaaaatatatatgtttgataTGTTTTAAAGTAAAGGGAAAAGGAAAGTTGTGCAATGAGTAGAGCTGTTGTCCAAATAAAAACTCAATTTCGGAATCCATCTGCATCACATAGACCTGGTTTAGTCATCACTTAGCACTAATTTAGTCCTGGTATATTCCTAGTTTAGACCTGGATTGGACATATTTAGCCCTAGAGTAGGTCTATCTACAGTCTTAGCTTTGGTTTAACCCTAGTTAACCCTAGGCTTAGTCCTTATCTTAGTCCTGACTAATCCTGGTTTATCTTTAGTTTAGATCTGGGTTTGGATATATTTAGCCCTGGATTAGGACTTTGCTCAGTCTTATTCCTGATTTAGTCCTCAGATTTAGCCATGGTTTAACCCTAGTTTAGACCTGGTTCGGAAATATTTAGGCCTGGATTAGGACTGTCTATAGTCCGATTCAGACAATTTAGTTACAGTTGGAATCAAGCCTATTTGGCCTAGGTTTAACCTTAGTTAACTTGGGTTAGACATATTTAGCCCTGCATTAGGACTGTGCTCAGTCTTAGTCCCAAGTTAGTTCTGGGTTAACCTCTAGTTTAGACCTGGGTTGGACATATTTAGCCATTGATTAGTACTATCGACAATCTTAGACTTGGTTTAACCCTAGTTTAGACCAGGAATATACATATTTAGCCATGGATGAGGACTATCTATAGTCTTAGCCCAGGTTTAACCCTAGTTTAGACCTGGATTGGACATATTTAGCCCTGGATTAGTACCATCTACAATCTTAGCCTTGGTTTAACCCTAGTTTAGACCTGGAATAGCCATATTTAGCTGTGGATTAGGATTATCTACAATTTTAGCCCTGGTTTAATCCCAGTTTGGACCTGGGTTGGATATATTTAGCCCTGGATTAGTACCATCTACAGTCTTAACCCTGGTTTAACCCTAGTTTAGACCTGGGAAAACATATTTAGCCATGGATGAAGAGTATCTAGAGTCAAACAATTTAACTACAGCTGGACTCAAGACTACTTAGCCTTGGTTTAACCATAGTTTAGACCTGGGTTGGATATATTTAGCCCATGATTAGTACCATCTACAGTCTTAGCCCTGGTTTAACGCTAGTTTAGATCTAGGTTGGACATTCTTAGTCCTGTTTTAGGCCTATCTACAGTCAGATTCAAACGATTTTTTCACAGCTGGTTCCTGGTTTTGGGTTTAACCAGTCTGTTGGGCTCCGGTCGGGTTCTAGGCCCAATTAAAGCTGCAGAACAGAGGTACTTTAACAGAACAAAAGGAGAGAACTGGACTAATTCACAAGCACACTTACTCTTAAAGAGCAAAGCTGGCTGAGGCGGCCGAGGGGGAGGTTCCTCTAGAGAACAGCATCCAGAAAGAGAGCGACAGCGAGTAAAAAGCAGGGTGCAACCAAGGAAAAGCAGAGAGAAGACGCGTTGAGAAAAGAGAAAGGCTATAGCTGGTTAAAGAAACTAAAGGAAATAAGCAGCGAAAGCATCAGCAGATGTTAAAATACGGGGAAAAGTTAAAGAGGGAACTCACTTTTAGCTCGTCCTGGAAGCTGAGTGGGCCGAGGAGCGTTCAGATCCAGCCCCAGAACATCCGGAGGGTCCATGGGGTTCCCGAGATACAGACTGCAGAGAGCAGAACACagaataacacagatttaatacGATTCCAGGTGGAAAACAATGTACCACAGACAATGCAGGAAGAAAACAGCTGTGGAATATGTGGTGGTGTATAAGAGCTGGTCTCTGCTGGCCTCTAGTGGAGAATGTGGAAGCATGGTGGGTGATGGTTGTAGAGTTTGAGGGCcataaaggagaactctggtgtaaaatgtgacttttgttgtagtaaaacatgataaaaagttcttacctttgatgaatagcacacctccgctctcccacagcgttctgagatccagaaattttaacagtttgtccaaacagcctTCAGACTGTGTGATACGGCGCATAATTTACCCAGATAAATGCGGagtttatgtatatatgtctacgtcattatcagtacagtgatggcggcactctgAGCTAAAtttagtgttataggatgtaaacagtgtttctaataagctttttctgcactttttaagttattaatgcctcgttttaaatgtcagggctctccagattctagcaagaaggtgtggagctactttgagctggataacgttgaaaaaaatttgatttatcagggtaaattatgccccgtatcacccagtctgaagggtgttgggacaaactgttaaaatttctggatctcagaacgctgtgggagaacggaggtgtgctattcatcaaagttaagaacttttatcatgttttactacaacgtCACATTTTACAcatgagttctcctttaattctaAGCAATAGAGATTTAAGTGAGGGCAACCACTCCTATGGTGGACCAATGGTTGAAAAAGTGTCCTTAAAGTACCGTCTAGGTGGTCAAAAAACACTAATTGTCCCATTGGCTGCACTTCTTATCAGGAATACAGTGATTGAGCTCCTGCTGGAGTGCCCATTCTTGCAATAAATTACTATATAGAGCCCTCTAGATCTATAAATGttgataatgtgtcttaatgagtgACTGTCTATCCACTATTGGTGGATATCCGTCCTTTTATTAGGAAGGAGTTCTGTTACTGTATAAGCAATAATACTTTCCAGTAGTAGAGAAGGTAGAAGGCATGAAAAGACGTATAATTCACTCTTGGTAACTTCATTTTCagggccggtcctgatgagtgccagtttcatcattataatgtttttgatggtctttgttgtgactgcacttgaggatactttcaaagtagtCTCTTTGTATTGACGGACTTATTTTTTGTCCTAaagtcatttttctttatttagttgagtagttcttccaataatctggattcgaacattactcaaatagagcttttattcactgtatacctgtaactctacctcttcactactttactttaactgatgctctcaaacactttattaagagacaagaaattcaagtaattaactcttgagttgtatgtaaaatataaaatacatagtttaaatgactttaatattaatctacaatatagaacattttaaaatgatgaaaaaaacactgaatttaaatggTCCAATCTTTTAACTGGTACTTTATTGAAATGTTTAACTAATctgattataattttttaattagttgATTTATCACTGATTATGGAATACACTATTGCATCTCAAAAACTTAtcattaaatatcattgaaaagttactttatttcagtaattcagttaaaaatgtgaaactcatttattatatagatgtattaaacacacagagtgatctattttaagtgtttatttcttttattgttaatgattataaaGCTTAcagctacggtggccgagaaagcccaacgcagtgcaaattgaaaagcgctgcaaaagcacaaaacacatccatcaaaattacaacacaggcacagcaaatagaaaaacgcgctgcaaatagaaccacaacacaacggaagtgagtcacaacacaacggaattttcccgggggaccttaaaagatgctgtaccagctgtatacaaaggacaataagtggcaaacaagcttctgaaaagtaagttatgtttattacctgtgattaccacggttgtgtgcatattattaaaagttctgcttcacaaaacgccttgtttgccacttattgtcctttgtacacatagtgaagtccgagacgttactgaagacgcagcttagctggtacagcatcttttaaggtcccccgggaaaattccgttgtgttgtgactcacttccgttgtgttgtggttctatttgcagcgcgtttttctatttgcagcgtgtttttctagttgctgcgcctgtgttgtaattttgatggatgtgttttgtgcatttgcagcgcttttcaatttgcactgcgttgggctttctcggccaccgtatacagccaatgaaaaatcccaaaaaatcagtgtctcagaaaattaaatatAACATATTAAAGACCGATAGgtgtttttggcagtgtgggcagtgtgggccaagtcctgctggaaaatgaaatctgcatctccattaaagtagTCAGTATcagagggaatcatgaagtgctgtaagattttgtgggaaaacaaaactgcactgactttagacttgataataaaacacagtggatcaacaccagcagatgatcagcatgtctctccaaaccatcactgattggtggaaacttcacactagacctcgagcagtttggactgtgtgtctctccactcttcctccagactctgatcgcttaatttactttaaatgaaatgtaaaatttactgatgatcagtgatggtttggagagtgtGTGGTGTTGGGGTTGCTTACTCGTCTATCCGGTCAGGAAAGCCCCAGCAGCGGTGAGGGTTGGAGTCTCCGTGGCCCGTGTGGATGAAGCTGTTCTTCAGGGGTCGGCTGATGTCGTGGGCTGAGAGGCCGGCGACGGAGGTGACCGTGTTTCGGGGGAACTGCCCGACTTTCAGAGTTCGCTTATTCTGCCCTCGCCACCAATAGTTCTCCgccctgcagaaaaaaaagaaaaatctgtattttaaaatgttctatattgtagattaatactaaagtcatctaaaatatgaagaaaaaacatataaaattatttaattattatataacaaaCCAAAAggtgtttaataatattttagattctttaaaaagtagcacctcttgcttagatagagacagttttgcacatcttggcttttctttagattttctcagtcaggtttatgaggtagagtcacctggaattcaggctttcagttaacagctgtgctgaactcatcaagagttaattacttgaatttcttgtctcttaataaagtgtttgagagcatcagtaaaagtaaagtagtgaagaggtagaattacaggtatacagtgaatagtgaatatttgattaaTGCTCGAATCCATCTTTAGTTTCAGTTGCAAGaaccataaaaaaattataatggtgaaactggcactcatcaggactcatccccaagaaagaaagagcaagagtttcctctgttttaATTTTCTCTATTAATGCTACTAATAGAAATCTATTAATTCACACTTTTTTTAACGTTATGCCTCTTATACAATAAATAGCTACTATCAAACCTTGTAAAGCATTGTAAAACACTGTAAAGCTCACACCAGCAGGTGGAGCTGTGCACCAAACCCCAAACCTTACCTACAAGGACAGCAGCtgaatatttgctttttttttgtagttcaCTTTTTAATTATGCTGTAAATATGATTACAAACTGCAATTTTATAtcatatacactaccagtcaaaagttttagaacacccctatatccccccccccccccctatatttttgccatttaagctatTTAGGTTCAGACCAGTGTACAAAAAGTTGCAGTAAACTGACAGAGCCTTTAAAgaaaacaattttaaataataaaaaaaaataattcattcaataaaaaaagtcatttgttaacgtatatttaaaaaatatattataaaatcatatattgtttaaactgagatttggaaatgcattaaaaaaatcaataaaaaaaaaatcaataacaaaacactaataacactaataattaattaattaataaaaaaaaagttttttgtaaaagtagatttttaaaaactgaaaaaaatcatattaattaaACAGAGTTTtggaaatttattttaaaaaatgtataatttttttataaaaaactaactttctagtcttattttaaagtggtacccaggattcaaaccagcgatctcctgatgatagtggcagcgctttagaccactggaccactcaacgCCCGAAAACGTCCACATTTTCGTTATTTTAGTTATAAATAAAGCCACACCTGCCCTCAATGATGGTGATGACATCATTCATATGGATGAGCAGCTTGTCCGGCTCATCAAAGTCCTGCAAAGCCCTCATGTCGGTGGGCATGGTCTCCACCAGGAACTCCCTCAGGGCCATGAAGGTGGGCCGGTCGTCAGGTTTCTGAGCCCAGCACTGCAGCATGACGTTATAGATGTCCTGAGGACAGTCCTCCGGCTTGGGCAGGCGCTCGCCCTCCTTATCGATCTTATGAAGGATCTGAAACAGAGGAAGATGGTTAAGAGAACGCTTGACATAGATTAAGGCCCATACCCCTCTATTTTGAGCGTGAATTGGCCCGTTTTATAGTTTAAAGATCttggaaaaataattaaaagtatttttttttgtataaaacttctgcttgtcttaattagtgtaatcaacatataatatgaaaatgattcATCTCACATAATGCAACTACCTcctgcaaaaactacaaaaactaaaactaaaataaaattgcaatgttatgtttcaatattatgtaaaactattttttttcattattgttactgatatatgTAAAGTACCTGACTGCCATTGAGGCCCAGCCAAGGTTCCTGCCCATAAGTGCACATCTCCCACAGGGTCACGCCGAACATCCACGTGTCTGTGGCGTGAGAAAACGTGCGCGTCTTCAGACTCTCTGGAGCACACctagaacacacacagaaaaatattttactaaaaaacatttaattaaagaatATTACCTAGATTATCTGGTCCTTTGGAACTGGCCTGTTTTAAAGTGTCCTGTTTTATTGTAcatccacacatacacactgtttaCACACAACCTACAGTACTTACAACCTACAGGACAGAATTTGCACCCCATAAGAGTGGCAATCTACAGGATTTGTAACCTACAGGACAAGACTATCACTCTACAGGACAGGACTTGCACCCTATAAGAGTGGCAATCTACATGAGTTTTACCATACAGGACAGGATTCACAAGACAAGGCCAAGAATCACACCCTACAGGATTTGTACCCAATAAGAGTGTAAGCACCAACACCTAACAGGACAAGACTCTCAACCTACAGGACAGCACTCACGCCTTTCAGGACAAGACTCACACCCTACAGGACAAGACTGTCACCCTACAGGACAGCACTCACACTCTAAAGGATAAGACTTGCACCCTACAGGACAAGACTGTCACCCTACAGGACAGCACTCACACTCTAAAAGATAAGACTTGCACCCTACAGGACAAGACTGTCACCCTACAGGACAGCACTCACACTCTAAAGGATAAGACTTGCACCCTACAGGACAAGACTGTCACCCTACAGGACAGCACTCACACTCTAAAAGATAAGACTTGCACCCTACAGGACAAGACTGTCACCCTACAGGACAGCACTCACACTCTAAAGGATAAGACTTGCACCCTACAGGACAAGACTGTCACCCTACAGGACAAGACTCTCACCCTACAGGACAGCACTCACACTCTAAAGGACAAGACTTGCACCCTACAGGACAAGACTGTCACCCTACAGGACAAGACTGTCACCCTACAGGACAAGACTCTCACCCTACAGGACAGCACTCACACTATAAAGGATAAGACTGTCACCCTACAGGACAAGACTGTCACCCTACAGGACAAGACTGTCACCCTACAGGACATGACTCGCACCCTTACAGGACTTGTACCCAACAAGAGTGGCAATCTAAGAAGTAACACCCAAAAGGACAGGACTCACACCATACAGGACCAGACTCGCACCCTACAGGACAAGACTCGCACCCTTACTGGACAGGACTTGCACCCTACAGGACAGGACTCTCAACCTTACTGGACAGGACTTGCACCCTACAGGACAGGACTCTCAACCTTACTGGACAGGACTCGCACCCTTACATGACTTGTACCCAATAAGAGTGGCAATCTAAGGAGTAACACCCAACAGGACAGGACTCGCTCCATACAGGACAGAACTCACACTGTAAAGGACATGACTTGAACCCTTCAAGACAAGATGCTCACCCTACAGAACAGCACTTTCACCATATGAGAGTAGCAATATACAGGACTTGTACCGTACAGGACAGTACTGACAACCTACAGGACTTGTACCCTATAAGAGTGGCAATCTAAGGACTAATACCTTACAGGACAAAACTCAAAGACTACAGGACAAGACTCGCACCTTACAGGACAGGACTCGCACCCTTACTGGACAGGACTCGCACCCTTACAGGACTTGTACCCAATAAGAGTGGCAATCTAAGGAGTAACACCCAACAGGACAGGACTTGCCCCATGCAGGACAGCACTCACAGTCTAAAGGACAAGACTCTCACCCTACAGGACAAGAAGCGCACCCTACAGAACAGCACTTGCACCATACGAGAGTAGCAATATACAGGACTTGTACTGTACAGGACAGTACTGACAACCTACAGAACTTGTACCGTACAGGACAGTACTCACAACTTGTACTCTTTAAGAGTGACAATCTAAGGACTAATACCTTACAGGACAAGACTCACTACAGGACAAGACTTTACCCTACAGGACATGAGTTGCACCCTACAGGAGAGGAATTGCACCCTACGGGACATAATTCGCAGCCTGCATGATTACAGGACCTACAGGATGCAGATCCTAAAGGACTGGCCAACCTACATAATTGGTCTCCTACATGACTATAGGAATCTATTGGACACAGATCCTACAGGATGCGAAACCTACAAGACAGGCAACCTACAGGACACACAATCTTCATTACAAAACGCACTACCTTTAGTACTTTAATGATCTTCTGGAACGTCTTGGTACTACATAAACCACCTTCAGATGTTTTTAGTTGTTTTCAGAGAGCATTGGCATGAAAAAGATTTGTGTAAAGTACGGATAATTAGAAAGACGTCTCGCTCACCAGGCGAACGGGACTTTGCGGTGCTCCTGCATGACGTAATGGTCGTCGTTCTTGGGCAGCGCCCTCATCAGGCCGAAGTCTCCGATCTTTACCAGCTCGCTGGAGGCCAGCAGGATGTTCCTGGCCGCCAGGTCACGGTGGATGAAGCGCTTGGACTCCAGGTAGGCCATTCCATTAGCTATCTGAATAGCGTACTGACACAGAGTGGAGATCAGGAAGTGACCCTGATTCTTCCTCAAACGATCCAGCAGAGAACCCAGAGGAGCCAACTCCGTCACCTGGGGAGAGACAGCGAGACTCAAACTACAGGACTTATAACCTTACAGGACATGTAACCTACAGTACAGGACTCGCAACCTACAGAAGAGGACTCACATCCTTTGGCACATGTAACCTAAAGAATAGGACATTCAATCGATCAGTCAGAGCTTGCAACCTACAAGACGTAATTTACAGAAAAGGACTTATCACTTTACAGGACATGTAACCTACAGGACAAGACTCATAAACCACAAGTCTCGCAACCTTACAGCACATGTAACCAACAAGATAAGACTCATCATATAGGACAAGACTCGCAACTTTACAAAACATGCAATCTCACAACTCACAACCTACAGGACAGGACTCACAACTTTTAGGACATGCAACCCACAGAAGAGGACTCAACATACAGGACAGGGCACGAAAACCTACAGGACATGGAACCTACAGGAAAGGACTCACACCCTGCAGGACTCGCAACTTACAGGATAGGACTTGCAACCTTAAAATACATATAACCTACAGGGCAGCACTCATAACCTTACAAGACATGTAACCTACAGGACTCGCAACCTACAGGTCAAGACTCAACCTACAGGACAGGACTTGCAACCTGACAGGACATGCAATCTACAGGAAAGAACTCAAAATAAAGGACAGGGCTCGCAAACCTAAAGGACAATTAACCTACAAGATAGGACTAACCTTTCAGGACAGGTAACCTACAGGGCAGCACTCACAACCTACAAGACTCACAACTTAGAGGAAAAGACTCGCAACCTTATACGACATGCAACCTACAGAAGAGAACTCAACATAAAGGACAGGGCTCGCAAACCTACAGGACATGTAACCTACAGGATTCACAACCTACAGGATACACAACTTACAGGACAGAACTTGCAACCTAACAGGacaggtaacctgcaggactgGACTCAACCTTACAGGACATGTAGCCTAAAGGACAGGACTCCACCTTACAGGGCATGCAACCAACAGGATAGCACTCACAACCTTACAGGGCATGTAACCTACAGGATAGCACTCACAACCTTACAGGACATGTAACCTACAGGACAGGACTCACAACCTAGAGGACTTGCAACTTACAGGACAGGACATGCAATCCACAGGACAGTAGTCACAACCCTACATGACCTGTAACCTACAGGACAGGACTCACAAGCTACAGGACATGTAACCTACAGGACAGAACTTACAACCTACAGCAAAAGACTCATAACCTTATAGGACATGCAACCTACAGAAGAGAACTCAACATATACAGGACAAATAACCTACAGGACTCATAACCTACAGGACTTGCAATTTACAGGACAGTataataatctctgttttatctgaTTATACTGATCTTCACATGCATTTATTTACCATCTTCATGGGGTGCGTGAGGACGACTCCGTACAGGCGGATGAGGTTCTGGTGGTCCAGAGAGTGCATGGCGTTGACCTCGCGGATGAAATCGTCCAGAGCGTCCGGCTGATTCAACACATCCGTCTTCAGACACTTCACAGCTACATTCAGCTGGAGAGAGATCGAGATCAAGATAGTTAAAACTGCAATAACTTTTAGATTAAAGACAATAAAATCTTCATTCTTCATCTTCATATCCTTTCTTTGCTTGCAGTTGTGGTTGTTAGGTCACAACCATAAACCCAGTAAGAAAAGCAATTCTACATCAgcgcataaaagtgtcagagcccttaaatggctcattctgaaagggactgaaattgttaagaacagagctggtgaaatctttatttttatgagaGAATGAATTTGTGCAAAAAACTTAATGAACATGTAACAAAATGCTAGAAACATAAGtggtactaataataaacagctGCAAAATGAGAAATTTGCAACTAACCAATGTAACTACAGATAAAAGGCAAATTTTAATGAATAGAGCTTTACCAATCTACAAGAAACTTCTCCTAAAAATTGTGGAAATAATTCTGAAAAATGTTCTTTAACGTAAAATTGTGAAGACTTTTTATATCCAAgcatctacagtacataatatcataaaaaaaaattctggtggatgctggtgatctttgggccctcaggtggctcTGCATTAAAAACAGTCTGTACTTATATATGTGtattggaaatcactgcatgggttcAGGAACACTTTTAAATACtgaacacaataaacacaaatgCAGGTTAAACTCGTAAAATCATGCAAggaaataccgtatttttccaacttttccaAGATTAAAAGTCGCACTTCCAATTAATGTAAAtctacattaatgttaatctggAGGTttatctacacacatttctctcctaaaaaaagtGAGTAAAGGTGAATAAAATGCTTCTGTTTCTTTTACAGTaagcattaaggctgggtgcagcagcattagcattagccgctaaccacagcagaGCTAGGAGTTCGTAAAcgccgcccgacagcactacactaaggaaccctgagtgttgtggtaacccagggcgctcgttatcagctagcggttcatcctacgtagcttgttttaacacagcagtCCAATAAACTTGTCTCTGAACGAaagggcaaaagagctagcgcttagcacggttagcggctaatgctaatgctaacgctaatgctgctgcacccagcttcagtgctggagaaacttcactgaaactcctgtataactctgtacttcagtggagtggcttt includes the following:
- the tnk2b gene encoding tyrosine kinase, non-receptor, 2b isoform X6: MQCDEGTEWLLELLMEVQLQQYFLRIRDDLNVTRLSHFDYVKNEDLEKIGMGRPGQRRLWEAVKKRKAMCKRKSWMSKVFSGKRPEGDFQPQPASTFRKLSPTPPADEQPQALTCLISEKELELCEKLGDGSFGVVKRGEWFTPNGKVLNVAVKCLKTDVLNQPDALDDFIREVNAMHSLDHQNLIRLYGVVLTHPMKMVTELAPLGSLLDRLRKNQGHFLISTLCQYAIQIANGMAYLESKRFIHRDLAARNILLASSELVKIGDFGLMRALPKNDDHYVMQEHRKVPFAWCAPESLKTRTFSHATDTWMFGVTLWEMCTYGQEPWLGLNGSQILHKIDKEGERLPKPEDCPQDIYNVMLQCWAQKPDDRPTFMALREFLVETMPTDMRALQDFDEPDKLLIHMNDVITIIEGRAENYWWRGQNKRTLKVGQFPRNTVTSVAGLSAHDISRPLKNSFIHTGHGDSNPHRCWGFPDRIDDLYLGNPMDPPDVLGLDLNAPRPTQLPGRAKKEPPPRPPQPALLFKKPTYDPVTEDDDLTSSSLKLLSLKKAGMKGLKLKPSAWVLATKPVYGLRTPGGGTPTEVSLIDFGEEFPSATPSPSPVVEAHVPTLARLSLDAENLLDGTPPQSPSQTLPRPLHPTPVVDWDSRPLPPPPAYDDVAQDEDDIEVSSINSADQQGSPRANCTPTDEDKPQIEDNLFLPREQSRARTFSQSAEIFQELQQECMRRLNVPNPEIYRQIVLNTSEDRPQIPPRIPIPPRPPKSQGGEYARWSGELSPTSGIEENKERPPQIPPRDPLSQPGSRTPSPMGLHVGSHCSPASIYGSSYLSSSPGKLMPTTQSFASDPKYAAPKVILAQGKDKEATKGPCILPIVRDGKKVSNTHYYLLPERPTYLDRYDKFLKESETAEERRTPNTATVRPMVHQPPQQQLHQHQQGELKSNFSSNNNSTLTGSLSRTPGMKNSMSLPRATTDGSVTRVEGTCTPDRVKLVQEAVHGVTIEECQTALQNHSWNVQKAVHYLKVEQLFCLGLKTRVECHKILEMYDWNLELASTQLLDSYGSVKQRR
- the tnk2b gene encoding tyrosine kinase, non-receptor, 2b isoform X3 codes for the protein MGDTAEYQRLPSECDEDEVLDEKLGSSMQCDEGTEWLLELLMEVQLQQYFLRIRDDLNVTRLSHFDYVKNEDLEKIGMGRPGQRRLWEAVKKRKAMCKRKSWMSKVFSGKRPEGDFQPQPASTFRKLSPTPPADEQPQALTCLISEKELELCEKLGDGSFGVVKRGEWFTPNGKVLNVAVKCLKTDVLNQPDALDDFIREVNAMHSLDHQNLIRLYGVVLTHPMKMVTELAPLGSLLDRLRKNQGHFLISTLCQYAIQIANGMAYLESKRFIHRDLAARNILLASSELVKIGDFGLMRALPKNDDHYVMQEHRKVPFAWCAPESLKTRTFSHATDTWMFGVTLWEMCTYGQEPWLGLNGSQILHKIDKEGERLPKPEDCPQDIYNVMLQCWAQKPDDRPTFMALREFLVETMPTDMRALQDFDEPDKLLIHMNDVITIIEGRAENYWWRGQNKRTLKVGQFPRNTVTSVAGLSAHDISRPLKNSFIHTGHGDSNPHRCWGFPDRIDDLYLGNPMDPPDVLGLDLNAPRPTQLPGRAKKPTYDPVTEDDDLTSSSLKLLSLKKAGMKGLKLKPSAWVLATKPVYGLRTPGGGTPTEVSLIDFGEEFPSATPSPSPVVEAHVPTLARLSLDAENLLDGTPPQSPSQTLPRPLHPTPVVDWDSRPLPPPPAYDDVAQDEDDIEVSSINSADQQGSPRANCTPTDEDKPQIEDNLFLPREQSRARTFSQSAEIFQELQQECMRRLNVPNPEIYRQIVLNTSEDRPQIPPRIPIPPRPPKSQGGEYARWSGELSPTSGIEENKERPPQIPPRDPLSQPGSRTPSPMGLHVGSHCSPASIYGSSYLSSSPGKLMPTTQSFASDPKYAAPKVILAQGKDKEATKGPCILPIVRDGKKVSNTHYYLLPERPTYLDRYDKFLKESETAEERRTPNTATVRPMVHQPPQQQLHQHQQGELKSNFSSNNNSTLTGSLSRTPGMKNSMSLPRATTDGSVTRVEGTCTPDRVKLVQEAVHGVTIEECQTALQNHSWNVQKAVHYLKVEQLFCLGLKTRVECHKILEMYDWNLELASTQLLDSYGSVKQRR